DNA from Musa acuminata AAA Group cultivar baxijiao chromosome BXJ1-5, Cavendish_Baxijiao_AAA, whole genome shotgun sequence:
TGGGACGACGATGACCTGACTGTCTGTTAGTCTCCTGTGCTGTGCTAATGTTCTGGAGTTGAACCAGCATTTGAAATTTTGCTTGTGTTGTACACCTTGTGGAAGAGTCATAAGAGCAAACAGGTTGTTTAACCAACATTCCAATGTATCAATGAAAACCTACCGTCGACATCTATGGGTTTTCTTCCCCTTGTTCgaagattgttgttgttgtttgaaaATGTGATATTGCAGGTTCAATCTACTAATAAAACTCTTGCTTGACATATCTGTGAGCGACATAGAAAAGTGTGTTCTTGCAACATTTGGTTGGCTCATTAtctttatctaatcaaacttttgGATCATAAGCAGGCATGAAACTATTCTGCACTATTGTTGCTGCAAAATACTTATATCTGTGAGAAACATGtacagtattttttattttttttcctgaaaAAGGTGCCTTGGAGCAATTATAAGAAAGAATCATCTTTTCATCTTTGTTAATAAAGTAATCTTTATTTTTGTGAATACTTTAAGATTTTTCTTAAACCTTTTCCAAAAGAAGTCATGATTGCATAGTTATCGCAAATGCTATCAAAGGCACataattttctctcttttttttctcctatTAACAAGTATATTTCTCCATTTTGTAACATAGATTATAATTTTGTGGAGTGTGggaaattatttattttctcatttatatttctcctttaaaaaaaatattatagtaaaaatctTCTTGTAACCTCAAAGGAGACCATCATCGGCAGGTGGGGCCCACCTGAAAGAGGGTTCGTCATTTGTCCTTTCGTTGGGCCCACCTGTGCGTATGAATTATTGATTCCACTTGTCACCGTGGAAGGATAGACGTGGAGAGTGGCAAATCCTTGTAAATAAACCCAAGTACGTGAGCGTTTCTTAGTCTTCGTTTCGCGCCGCTTCTAGAAACGTTTCTCTGCGGCCCACTGATCCGTCCCTCCGTTTCTCGTTAACGGCCTGAACCTTCCCGCATACGACTTTTATGCACGTGCTGGTTTCGTGCTTTTTTCGGATGCGTGGCTCACTCCTCCGAGGATTTAAATCCAACTCAGAGTCCCATTTCAGATCCGAAGGTGACGTCGCCTCGTTAGCCTCATCCCTTGTCGATCTTTCCTGATTCTTCCCCAAAACCCTCTTCTGGTCCATTCTGTCCCGTCGTCGATCGAaaaatttgggtttatttttCGAAATCTCAGGCATGGGAATGGGAATCTGGTAGCAAGTGGGATCGGACACTTCCTGTCTTACTCAGCTGTCCTTCTTACTTTCTGTCAGTGGGTGAGTTGTTTTCGTTGTCTCTTTGGTTTTCGTATCGATTTGTTGTTAGTCATCTGATTTCCTTGACGCTCGATCTGCCGTTTTAGGGTGCGTTTCGTTGGGATTTGTTAGAGACGCGGGGTAAAAGGTGCACTCGTGTGTTGCTTCTGTAGTTTAAGCTCTTCGATCGACGTGGTGTGGCCTCAAGAAGCTTGATCTCGCAAGGTGCAGCTTCGGATCCCTAGATTCTGATGTTGTCGAACTCAGAGTTAGTGCTTTCATAATGGATTGGATCCACTGGCATGTGCTCATTGcctattttctttatttgttagGTTCTGCCGTGATTGATCACAAAGTGACCAACTTTGCTTCCCAAGGTTTCTTCCTCCTCAGATGGAGACATTGGTTGTGGTTTCTCAGCATCGGAATCAATGCTTCGGCAGAAGCAGGTCGCAGTTGTCCGATCGATTCGGCTCTGCTCCCTCGAGAGCCTTCAGAGGGATTAACTGCCGGTCCTTTGAATCCGGCACTGATATTCTATGCTCACCTCCTTCAAGAGTTTCTTCATTCAACAGCCATCCCGCACCCAAATCTCCTTGCTTCTACCTGGAGCCACCTAAACGAAGTAGGAGGAGCAAGCCCATTCCTATAAACCCTCCACCTTCTCCTAAAGGAGCTACTTTTAATGGTGATTGCTCCTACTCTGAGCTATGGGCAGGGCCTGCCTACTCGAACTCACCACCCCCGAGTTCTTTGCCAATTCCTAGATTTTCCCTTCGCCAGAAACGGAGCGTCTCCTTTGAGCTGCCCATTCCTAAACCAGAGGTTTCTCTCCGATCTATATCGAAGTCAGCCCCATGTTCTCCCACCAGGGAGTCAACCTCTTCTGCCAAAGATACTCTTCCCTACACCGCCACTGCCACCGCCACTGAGAATTTGAGACGGATTCTCCACTTGGATATTGCTGATGACTGATGGGACTGGAGGCATGTGGGTTCTGTACATAGTTGTATTTTCGTTGGTTTTAGGCTTTAGCTCTGTATAGCCAGTACTGAATCACTAGTTGGAATCATGAGAACTTATAGGAACGCCTCATTCTTTGCCCTTGATGGGTGAGGGGTTAGCTTGTTCGAAGAAATGGAAGTGTATGTGAAGGAAAGAATTTGCAAAGGCTTGGAAGGAGTAAGATGATGGAGACTTCAGTAGTACGTACCTCGTGAAGCTAATAATGTACCAAGTATGCCAAACAGTTTGTTGGTTCTTGATGGATTAGTCTTCAGATTTGGAGTTAG
Protein-coding regions in this window:
- the LOC103984305 gene encoding uncharacterized protein LOC103984305 is translated as METLVVVSQHRNQCFGRSRSQLSDRFGSAPSRAFRGINCRSFESGTDILCSPPSRVSSFNSHPAPKSPCFYLEPPKRSRRSKPIPINPPPSPKGATFNGDCSYSELWAGPAYSNSPPPSSLPIPRFSLRQKRSVSFELPIPKPEVSLRSISKSAPCSPTRESTSSAKDTLPYTATATATENLRRILHLDIADD